From Tepidisphaeraceae bacterium, one genomic window encodes:
- a CDS encoding ABC transporter ATP-binding protein, which yields MTQTKTPTSPTRHADDAFLRARNLTKSFQMGDSRVTVLKNADISIKPGEFIAIEGRSGSGKSTLLHLLGALDSVDQGTIEFEGQDIARMPGEQRSRLRNTQFGFVFQFYHLLPELNVLQNAMLSPMIEHSWFSFSSKRKTIETRATELLTSLGMSHRLKHRPNQLSGGERQRVAIARALMNSPRVLFADEPTGNLDAETGRQIMDVLEGLHREQNQTIVMVTHDRALARTADRVLVLKDGALAPAE from the coding sequence ATGACCCAGACCAAGACGCCAACCTCTCCTACTCGTCATGCTGATGACGCCTTCCTGCGCGCCAGGAACCTGACGAAATCGTTCCAGATGGGCGACAGCCGCGTGACGGTGCTGAAGAACGCCGACATCTCGATCAAGCCAGGCGAGTTCATCGCGATCGAAGGGCGGTCGGGATCGGGTAAGAGCACGCTGTTGCATTTGCTGGGCGCGCTGGACTCGGTGGACCAGGGCACCATCGAATTCGAAGGCCAAGACATCGCCCGCATGCCCGGCGAACAGCGCAGCCGGCTGCGCAACACGCAGTTTGGGTTCGTGTTCCAGTTCTACCACCTGCTGCCCGAGCTTAACGTGCTGCAGAACGCGATGCTGTCGCCGATGATCGAGCACAGCTGGTTCTCGTTCTCATCAAAGCGCAAGACGATCGAAACGCGCGCCACCGAACTGCTGACCTCGCTCGGCATGAGCCATCGGCTAAAGCATCGGCCCAACCAGCTGTCGGGTGGTGAACGGCAGCGGGTGGCGATCGCGCGGGCGCTGATGAACTCTCCGCGCGTGCTGTTCGCGGACGAACCGACCGGCAACCTCGACGCCGAGACCGGCCGGCAGATCATGGACGTGCTTGAGGGGCTGCACCGCGAACAAAACCAGACAATTGTCATGGTCACCCATGACCGCGCACTGGCACGCACCGCCGATCGGGTGTTAGTATTGAAAGACGGTGCGCTGGCGCCGGCGGAATGA